Proteins from a genomic interval of Streptomyces sp. NBC_01445:
- a CDS encoding ABC transporter substrate-binding protein, translated as MYISVPRRGATAVLACTALAVVSGCGASGAGGARPASRDKVAGVTVTRDAALHEALPERIRKAGTVRVATDVPYPPFAMFVTEGKSELTGLDYDLGQALGAKLGVRFAFTPTKFDGIVPALQAGKFDAAMSALTDNKERQKVVDFVDYSRSGSGILVTEGNPAKISTLDDLCGRKVGVQAATNQYKLLDAHQADCRAAGRKAADIQTFPKDSDAQLALRSGKVTAEVVTKPAAGWSAMTADGGKAFDLAEDPKAPAGYRASPNGIAVTRQLPQLTDAIRRALQALIDDGTLTKICDKYGVASIAVKEATKNAAVD; from the coding sequence CTGCACGGCTCTGGCGGTGGTCTCCGGCTGCGGCGCGAGCGGCGCCGGCGGAGCCCGGCCGGCGTCCCGGGACAAGGTCGCCGGGGTCACGGTCACGCGGGACGCGGCACTGCACGAGGCATTGCCCGAGCGGATCAGGAAGGCAGGCACCGTGCGCGTGGCCACGGACGTCCCCTACCCGCCGTTCGCGATGTTCGTCACCGAGGGGAAGAGCGAGCTGACCGGCCTGGACTACGACCTCGGCCAGGCCCTGGGCGCGAAGCTCGGCGTCAGGTTCGCCTTCACCCCCACCAAGTTCGACGGCATCGTGCCCGCCCTCCAGGCCGGCAAGTTCGACGCCGCGATGTCGGCCCTGACCGACAACAAGGAGCGGCAGAAGGTCGTCGACTTCGTCGACTACTCGCGATCCGGCTCGGGCATCCTGGTGACCGAGGGCAACCCGGCGAAGATCAGCACGCTGGACGACCTCTGCGGCAGGAAGGTCGGCGTCCAGGCGGCGACCAACCAGTACAAGCTGCTCGACGCCCACCAGGCCGACTGCCGGGCGGCCGGCCGGAAGGCGGCCGACATCCAGACCTTCCCCAAGGACTCGGACGCCCAACTCGCCCTGCGCTCAGGCAAGGTGACGGCCGAGGTCGTCACCAAACCCGCCGCCGGATGGTCGGCCATGACCGCCGACGGCGGCAAGGCCTTCGACCTGGCCGAGGACCCCAAGGCGCCGGCAGGCTACCGCGCCTCACCCAACGGCATCGCGGTCACCAGACAACTTCCGCAACTGACCGACGCGATCCGGCGGGCGCTCCAGGCCCTGATCGACGACGGCACCCTCACCAAGATCTGCGACAAGTACGGCGTCGCCTCCATCGCCGTGAAGGAAGCCACCAAGAACGCGGCGGTGGACTAG
- a CDS encoding amino acid ABC transporter permease translates to MATTTPTGRQRTGETPAPDAFEIVPVRHWGRWISAVAAVAALAGLIGSLAKNGNLHWDVVGHYLFAGLIFDGLATTLWLTVAAMTLGLVLGTLVAVMRLSDDPVLYGLSSLFVWVFRGTPLLVQIIFWGYAGALYQHVMIGIPFTGVTLFQADTNTLLTPAVAALLALGLNEAAYASEIVRAGIRSVDAGQTEAAHSLGMRPALTMRRIVLPQAMRVIIPPLGNETINMLKMTALVSVIAAHDLMSNIQDVYGQNYQVIPMLVVASLWYLALVSVLSVPQAWLERRYGRGTARGAAVSPLRRLCAGSLTALRSRTQKEAGR, encoded by the coding sequence ATGGCCACCACCACCCCCACGGGCCGGCAACGCACGGGCGAGACCCCCGCACCCGACGCCTTCGAGATCGTCCCCGTCCGCCACTGGGGTCGCTGGATCTCCGCGGTGGCCGCAGTCGCCGCGCTGGCCGGCCTCATCGGCTCGCTCGCCAAGAACGGCAACCTGCACTGGGACGTCGTCGGCCACTACCTGTTCGCCGGGCTCATCTTCGACGGTCTGGCCACCACGTTGTGGCTGACCGTCGCCGCGATGACCCTCGGCCTCGTCCTCGGCACCCTCGTGGCCGTCATGCGGCTCTCCGACGACCCGGTCCTGTACGGCCTCTCATCGCTGTTCGTCTGGGTCTTCCGCGGCACTCCGCTGCTCGTCCAGATCATCTTCTGGGGATACGCCGGAGCCCTCTACCAGCACGTGATGATCGGTATCCCGTTCACCGGCGTCACCCTCTTCCAGGCCGACACCAACACCCTGCTCACCCCGGCCGTCGCGGCCCTGCTCGCGCTCGGCCTGAACGAGGCCGCGTACGCCTCCGAGATCGTCCGCGCAGGGATCCGCTCCGTCGACGCGGGGCAGACCGAGGCGGCCCACTCGCTCGGCATGCGCCCGGCGCTCACCATGCGGCGGATCGTGCTGCCCCAGGCGATGCGGGTGATCATCCCGCCGCTGGGCAACGAGACGATCAACATGCTCAAGATGACCGCCCTGGTGTCGGTGATCGCGGCGCACGACCTGATGTCCAACATCCAGGACGTGTACGGGCAGAACTACCAGGTCATCCCCATGCTCGTGGTGGCGTCCCTCTGGTACCTGGCTCTGGTCAGCGTCCTGAGCGTTCCGCAGGCGTGGCTCGAACGCCGCTACGGGCGCGGCACGGCCCGCGGCGCCGCGGTCTCCCCACTGCGACGCCTTTGCGCCGGATCTCTTACCGCCCTGCGCAGCCGCACACAGAAGGAGGCGGGCCGTTGA
- a CDS encoding amino acid ABC transporter ATP-binding protein — MVHAEGVRKHFGKLQVLKGIDLTVERGQVCCLLGPSGSGKSTFLRCINHLEKIDGGRLSVDGEPVGHRPQGARLHELREREVAARRRDIGMVFQRFNLFPHMTALENVMEAPVKVAGAAKDQARDEARTLLDQVGLADREGHYPAELSGGQQQRVAIARALAMKPKLMLFDEPTSALDPELVGDVLDVMRRLAADGMTMVVVTHEIGFAREVGDLAVFMDEGVVVESGDPRRVLAAPEQERTRAFLSKVL; from the coding sequence ATGGTGCACGCCGAGGGCGTGCGCAAACACTTCGGGAAGCTCCAGGTCCTCAAAGGCATCGACCTGACGGTCGAACGCGGGCAGGTGTGCTGCCTGTTGGGGCCCTCCGGGTCCGGCAAGTCCACGTTCCTGCGGTGCATCAACCATCTGGAGAAGATCGACGGGGGCCGCCTCTCCGTCGACGGCGAACCGGTCGGCCACCGGCCGCAGGGTGCCCGCCTCCATGAATTGCGTGAGCGCGAGGTCGCCGCCCGGCGGCGCGACATCGGCATGGTGTTCCAGCGGTTCAACCTCTTCCCGCACATGACGGCTCTGGAGAACGTCATGGAGGCCCCGGTCAAGGTCGCCGGCGCGGCCAAGGACCAGGCCCGCGACGAGGCGAGGACCCTGCTGGACCAGGTGGGGCTCGCCGACCGGGAGGGCCACTACCCGGCCGAGCTCTCGGGTGGCCAGCAGCAGCGCGTGGCCATAGCCCGCGCCCTCGCGATGAAACCGAAACTGATGCTGTTCGACGAACCGACGTCGGCGCTCGACCCCGAACTCGTCGGCGACGTCCTCGACGTCATGCGCCGACTCGCGGCCGACGGCATGACCATGGTCGTCGTCACGCACGAGATCGGCTTCGCCCGCGAAGTCGGGGACCTGGCCGTCTTCATGGACGAAGGCGTCGTCGTCGAATCCGGTGATCCCCGACGGGTCCTGGCCGCACCGGAGCAGGAGCGCACCCGCGCCTTCCTCTCGAAGGTCCTGTGA
- a CDS encoding M20 family metallopeptidase — protein MSAPPRQQPLDEALLALSHAHRARYLEDLAELVAIDSGSYSPDGVNRVADLVRARLERLGFSVERVPLPPAHGRRTGDVLIGRRQGRLAVADGGRRLLLAAHMDTVFDDGAAAERPFSLSGSLAHGPGVSDDKGGLVAGLAALEILARAGVEDYAELVFLATPDEEIGSPASRPVTRRAAEGAHYALALECARENGDLVIARKGVADFRLTVTGRAAHAGIEPERGANAALAAAHLVIAIQALNGRWEGVTLNVGVVRAGSRFNIVCPDAELLVEIRSATDSGMREATAAIREAAARPVVPGTRATVEELESCPPMEDTDASRRMLDRAKDIGVRLGLHFGATATGGVGDANTIAGTGVPTLDGLGPVGGADHTPEEWLDVGSVPARVALLASLIADLGDSRSD, from the coding sequence GTGAGCGCCCCGCCCCGGCAGCAGCCCCTCGACGAGGCGCTGTTGGCCCTGTCCCACGCACACCGGGCGCGGTACCTCGAAGACCTGGCCGAACTCGTCGCGATCGACTCCGGCTCGTACAGCCCCGACGGCGTCAACCGGGTGGCCGACCTGGTCCGGGCCCGCCTCGAGCGTCTGGGCTTCTCGGTGGAACGCGTCCCGCTGCCGCCGGCCCACGGTCGCCGTACCGGAGATGTGCTGATCGGGCGCAGACAAGGTCGCCTCGCCGTCGCCGACGGAGGCCGCAGGCTCCTGCTCGCAGCGCACATGGACACCGTCTTCGACGACGGGGCCGCTGCCGAACGTCCCTTCTCCCTCAGCGGATCCCTCGCCCACGGACCCGGCGTCAGCGACGACAAGGGAGGCCTGGTCGCAGGACTTGCCGCCCTCGAGATCCTCGCCCGGGCCGGCGTCGAGGACTACGCGGAACTCGTCTTCCTCGCCACGCCGGACGAGGAGATCGGCTCACCCGCCAGCAGACCGGTCACCCGGCGGGCCGCCGAGGGGGCGCACTACGCCCTCGCCCTCGAATGTGCCCGCGAGAACGGCGACCTGGTCATCGCCCGGAAGGGCGTGGCCGACTTCAGGCTCACCGTCACCGGCCGCGCCGCACACGCGGGCATCGAACCCGAACGCGGAGCGAACGCCGCTCTGGCCGCCGCCCACCTCGTCATCGCGATCCAGGCGCTGAACGGCAGGTGGGAGGGCGTCACCCTCAACGTCGGCGTCGTCCGCGCGGGCAGCCGCTTCAACATCGTCTGCCCCGACGCGGAACTCCTCGTCGAGATCCGCTCGGCCACGGACAGCGGCATGCGCGAGGCCACCGCCGCCATCCGGGAGGCCGCCGCGCGGCCCGTCGTCCCCGGCACCCGCGCCACCGTCGAGGAACTCGAATCCTGCCCGCCGATGGAGGACACCGATGCCTCCCGCCGGATGCTCGACCGGGCCAAGGACATCGGCGTACGTCTGGGCCTGCACTTCGGGGCCACGGCGACGGGCGGCGTGGGGGACGCCAACACCATCGCCGGCACAGGGGTCCCGACACTGGACGGCCTGGGACCGGTCGGCGGCGCCGACCACACCCCCGAGGAGTGGCTCGACGTCGGTTCGGTCCCGGCCCGGGTCGCCCTGCTCGCCTCTCTGATCGCCGATCTCGGCGACAGCCGCAGCGACTGA
- a CDS encoding MurR/RpiR family transcriptional regulator: MASGALADVIRHKLGDLSPAERKVARVLLVNYPSAGFETVAVLAERAGVSAPTVIRFVGRLGYRGFPDFQSALREELDERNASPLSLYESADRARADEGADGDASLLGQGSRLFSGAVAQTLTELPPHDLEHAVSLLADGKRRITLAGGRFTHLLAQYLGLHLMQLRGDIRLLPAGDVERTAALGALTRRDVLVVFDYRRYEQDKVTMAQLALEQGAKVVLFTDKWLSPVSAHAEVVLPSLVTTPSPYDSFVPTLAVIETVVAGVVAALGDDAPARLRHTEEIARRIGLQ; this comes from the coding sequence ATGGCCTCCGGCGCACTCGCCGACGTGATCCGGCACAAGCTGGGCGACCTCAGCCCGGCCGAGCGCAAGGTCGCCCGCGTACTCCTGGTCAACTACCCCTCTGCCGGCTTCGAGACCGTCGCCGTCCTCGCCGAGCGGGCGGGCGTCAGCGCCCCGACCGTCATCCGCTTCGTCGGCAGGCTCGGCTACCGCGGCTTTCCCGACTTCCAGAGCGCCCTGCGCGAGGAACTCGACGAACGCAACGCCTCGCCCCTGTCCCTGTACGAATCCGCCGACCGCGCCCGCGCCGACGAAGGGGCGGACGGCGACGCGTCCCTTCTCGGGCAGGGCAGCCGGCTGTTCAGCGGCGCCGTTGCCCAGACCCTCACCGAACTCCCGCCGCACGACCTGGAACACGCCGTCTCGCTCCTGGCCGACGGCAAGCGGCGCATCACCCTGGCAGGCGGCCGCTTCACCCATCTCCTCGCCCAGTACCTCGGGCTGCACCTCATGCAGTTGCGCGGTGACATCCGCCTCCTGCCCGCGGGCGACGTCGAGCGGACCGCGGCGCTCGGCGCGCTCACACGCCGCGACGTCCTGGTCGTCTTCGACTACCGCCGTTACGAGCAGGACAAGGTCACCATGGCCCAACTCGCCCTCGAACAGGGCGCGAAGGTCGTCCTGTTCACCGACAAATGGCTGTCCCCGGTCTCCGCGCACGCCGAGGTCGTACTGCCCAGCCTCGTCACGACACCGTCGCCGTACGACAGCTTCGTGCCCACCCTCGCCGTGATCGAGACCGTCGTCGCCGGAGTCGTCGCGGCGCTCGGCGACGACGCGCCGGCGCGCCTGCGGCACACCGAGGAGATCGCGCGGCGTATCGGTCTGCAGTGA
- a CDS encoding hydrolase has translation MLGSRSPRRRVACAAAVLGMLVAGVTAGQAATAATPAAAATPHRVLFDNTKAETAGNADWIIGTSQPDPLGQDATPSAENDWTGALSAWGVGLQKTGDYALKTLPSGNTITYGTSSALDLKNFDTFVLPEPNVLLGAAEKTAVMKFVQNGGGLFLISDHTGADRNNDGNDAVEVINDLMTNNSVDSTDPFGFSVDTLSISTDNPKAITSTTDPVINGSFGKVGGSIIRSGTTATLKPGDNSAVKGLVYRTGYSGNTGAFFATSTFGSGRVAFWGDSSPIDDGTGQSGNTLYDGWNDPAGTNAPLALNATEWLSGATGSSGGGGTCTAAQLLGNPGFESGSTTWTASSGVITNDTGEPARTGTYKAWLGGYGSAHTDTLSQAVNIPTGCAATLSLYLHIDTAETTTTTAYDTLKVQVLNSGGTVLSTLGTYSNLNAAPGYALKTFNLGAYAGQSVTVKLTGTEGSTLQTSFVVDDTSVGVS, from the coding sequence ATGCTCGGATCCAGAAGTCCCCGCCGCCGCGTCGCCTGCGCGGCCGCCGTCCTCGGGATGCTTGTCGCCGGTGTGACGGCAGGCCAGGCGGCCACCGCCGCCACCCCGGCCGCCGCCGCGACGCCCCACCGCGTGCTCTTCGACAACACCAAGGCCGAGACGGCCGGCAACGCCGACTGGATCATCGGCACCAGCCAGCCCGACCCGCTCGGCCAGGACGCGACCCCCTCCGCCGAGAACGACTGGACGGGCGCGCTCTCCGCATGGGGCGTGGGCCTCCAGAAGACCGGCGACTACGCGCTCAAGACACTGCCTTCCGGCAACACCATCACGTACGGGACCTCGTCGGCCCTGGACCTCAAGAACTTCGACACGTTCGTGCTGCCCGAGCCGAACGTGCTGCTCGGCGCGGCGGAGAAGACCGCCGTCATGAAGTTCGTCCAGAACGGCGGCGGACTCTTCCTCATCTCCGACCACACCGGCGCGGACCGCAACAACGACGGCAACGATGCGGTCGAGGTCATCAACGACCTCATGACCAACAACTCCGTCGACTCCACGGACCCGTTCGGCTTCTCCGTCGACACGCTGAGCATCAGCACCGACAACCCCAAGGCCATCACCTCCACCACCGACCCCGTCATCAACGGGTCGTTCGGCAAGGTCGGCGGCAGCATCATCCGCAGCGGCACCACGGCCACGCTCAAGCCGGGCGACAACTCCGCGGTCAAGGGCCTCGTCTACCGCACCGGATATTCAGGCAACACGGGCGCTTTCTTCGCCACCAGCACGTTCGGCAGCGGCCGCGTCGCGTTCTGGGGTGACAGCTCCCCGATCGACGACGGCACGGGCCAGTCCGGCAACACGCTCTACGACGGCTGGAACGACCCCGCCGGCACGAACGCGCCACTCGCCCTGAACGCCACCGAGTGGCTCTCCGGAGCCACCGGCAGCAGCGGCGGCGGGGGCACCTGCACCGCCGCCCAGCTCCTCGGCAACCCGGGCTTCGAGTCGGGCAGCACCACCTGGACCGCCTCCAGCGGTGTCATCACCAACGACACCGGCGAACCCGCGCGCACCGGCACCTACAAGGCATGGCTCGGCGGCTACGGCTCCGCCCACACGGACACCTTGTCGCAGGCGGTGAACATCCCGACCGGCTGCGCCGCCACCCTCAGTCTCTACCTCCACATCGACACGGCCGAGACCACCACCACTACGGCGTACGACACGCTCAAGGTGCAGGTCCTCAACAGCGGCGGCACCGTCCTTTCGACGCTCGGCACCTACTCCAACCTCAACGCGGCCCCGGGCTACGCGCTCAAGACCTTCAACCTGGGCGCCTACGCGGGGCAGTCGGTGACCGTGAAGCTGACCGGCACGGAAGGGTCCACCCTCCAGACGTCGTTCGTCGTCGACGACACGTCGGTCGGCGTCAGCTGA
- a CDS encoding SAM-dependent methyltransferase, which translates to MTAETSPGPRIDTSKPHPARVYDYLLGGKDNYPVDEAVGEQLPPEARDGARQNREFMHRAVAWLAANGVGQFLDIGTGIPTAPNLHQIVQRIRPESRVVYTDNDPIVLRHAEALLVSSPEGMTDYVQGDVHAPREILDHARKLLDFDRPVALSLIALMHFLPGDQEPYDIVSTLVEALPSGSYLVLSHASSDIFPELSAQVTAEYAKGGIELGFRSRDEVARFFEGLELVEPGLVTATEWFRDTDAPRAENGGIYGAVARKP; encoded by the coding sequence ATGACGGCAGAGACATCACCCGGCCCCCGGATAGACACCAGCAAGCCCCACCCGGCCCGTGTCTACGACTATCTTCTCGGCGGCAAGGACAACTACCCCGTCGACGAGGCGGTGGGGGAGCAACTGCCGCCCGAGGCAAGGGACGGGGCGCGCCAGAACCGTGAGTTCATGCACCGCGCCGTCGCGTGGCTCGCGGCCAATGGTGTCGGCCAGTTCCTCGACATCGGTACCGGGATCCCGACCGCGCCGAACCTGCACCAGATCGTCCAGCGGATCCGCCCCGAGTCGCGCGTCGTCTACACGGACAACGACCCCATCGTGCTGCGGCACGCCGAGGCCCTGCTGGTCAGCAGCCCCGAGGGCATGACCGACTACGTCCAGGGCGATGTGCATGCGCCCCGCGAGATCCTCGACCACGCCCGCAAGCTGCTCGACTTCGACCGGCCGGTCGCGCTCTCGCTCATCGCGCTCATGCACTTCCTGCCCGGGGACCAGGAGCCGTACGACATCGTCTCCACCCTGGTGGAAGCGCTGCCCTCCGGCAGTTACCTCGTGCTGTCGCATGCGTCGTCCGACATCTTCCCGGAGCTGTCCGCGCAGGTGACGGCCGAGTACGCGAAGGGCGGGATCGAGCTCGGGTTCCGTTCGCGGGACGAGGTCGCCCGCTTCTTCGAGGGGCTCGAACTCGTGGAGCCCGGCCTCGTGACGGCGACGGAGTGGTTCCGGGACACGGACGCCCCGCGCGCGGAGAACGGCGGAATCTACGGCGCGGTGGCGCGCAAGCCGTAG
- a CDS encoding GntR family transcriptional regulator produces MTQGQTRDTTSPTGTGWLRDQVCEGIRDQIIDGRLKPGDRLVERDVAEEFGVSRIPVREAIRILMSEGFLQALSPRRIVVKELSRQDVANLFDLREALEVLAARRAAENADEAQLRQMQRLLETARKATLAGRPERVSRANTAFHHHIIETAGNELLAATLEPLEGRLRWLFHQIDDPTSVWEEHRRLYETIAAADPEAAAACALRHVRHYREVALRLLFDAPDTY; encoded by the coding sequence ATGACACAGGGCCAGACCCGGGACACCACGTCCCCGACCGGGACGGGGTGGCTTCGCGACCAGGTCTGCGAGGGGATCCGCGACCAGATCATCGACGGCAGACTCAAGCCGGGCGACCGCCTCGTCGAGCGGGACGTGGCCGAGGAGTTCGGCGTCTCCCGCATCCCGGTGCGCGAGGCCATCCGCATCCTGATGAGCGAGGGGTTCCTCCAGGCCCTGTCCCCGCGGCGCATCGTCGTCAAGGAGCTGTCACGCCAGGACGTGGCCAACCTCTTCGACCTGCGCGAGGCACTTGAGGTCCTGGCGGCGCGCCGGGCCGCCGAGAACGCGGACGAGGCTCAGCTCCGCCAGATGCAGCGGCTGTTGGAGACCGCCCGCAAGGCCACGCTCGCCGGGCGTCCCGAGCGCGTGTCGCGCGCCAACACCGCGTTCCACCACCACATCATCGAGACGGCGGGCAACGAACTCCTCGCCGCGACCCTCGAACCCCTGGAGGGCCGGCTGCGCTGGCTGTTCCACCAGATCGACGACCCCACGTCGGTATGGGAGGAACACCGCCGCCTGTACGAGACGATCGCCGCGGCAGACCCCGAGGCGGCGGCCGCGTGCGCGCTCCGGCATGTGCGCCACTACAGGGAGGTGGCGCTGCGCCTCCTGTTCGACGCGCCCGACACCTACTGA
- a CDS encoding MFS transporter yields the protein MSQVNPVHSTDERTGADAGPAPAARPTRTRWKVFVLLLAVVALNYIDRGSVSVALPLITEDLHLSKEVTGFVLSAFFWTYALMQIPSGWLIDRFGPRYMAGGACVGWGVATGLTGAATGVGSLLGFRLLLGAVEAPVMPAGGKLNANWLPAKERGRGAVLMDGGAPLGSALGGIAISGLIAWTGSWRISFVVAGVLTAAIGFFALWFLRDTPRAHRGVNAAEADYIDRAHAAEDAAAGTDRRARLRAYLRYRSFWGMCLGWMGFNGVFYGILTWGPLYLSETKGFDIKTIGWSTLAIFGAGFVGELTGGWISDRWQATGAGANRVMRTLMGIAGAAVVAGLLGVVLVPDALTAVALLSGVLFFLRWAGLYWSLPSILGGRANAGVVGAAMNLSGNIAGIVTPIAVGFIVGGTGSYTWALLYFVGAGVLFTVSSLVIDYSRRLATR from the coding sequence ATGTCGCAGGTCAACCCCGTACACAGCACAGATGAAAGAACCGGGGCCGACGCGGGGCCCGCCCCCGCCGCCCGGCCCACCCGCACCCGCTGGAAAGTGTTCGTCCTTCTCCTGGCCGTCGTGGCCCTCAACTACATCGACCGCGGCTCCGTCTCCGTGGCGCTGCCCCTCATCACCGAGGACCTCCACCTCTCCAAGGAGGTCACCGGCTTCGTCCTCAGCGCGTTCTTCTGGACGTACGCGCTCATGCAGATCCCCAGCGGCTGGCTCATCGACCGCTTCGGGCCCCGCTACATGGCCGGTGGCGCCTGCGTCGGATGGGGCGTCGCGACCGGACTCACCGGCGCGGCCACCGGCGTCGGCTCCCTCCTCGGGTTCCGCCTGCTCCTCGGCGCCGTAGAGGCACCGGTCATGCCCGCCGGCGGCAAACTCAACGCCAACTGGCTGCCCGCGAAGGAACGCGGCCGAGGCGCCGTCCTCATGGACGGCGGCGCACCGCTCGGCTCCGCGCTCGGCGGCATCGCCATCTCCGGACTCATCGCCTGGACCGGCAGCTGGCGCATCAGCTTCGTCGTCGCCGGTGTCCTCACCGCGGCCATCGGCTTCTTCGCCCTGTGGTTCCTGCGCGACACCCCGCGCGCCCACCGTGGCGTCAACGCGGCGGAGGCCGACTACATCGACCGCGCCCACGCCGCCGAGGACGCCGCGGCCGGCACCGACCGGCGCGCCCGCCTCCGCGCCTATCTCAGGTACCGCTCGTTCTGGGGCATGTGCCTGGGCTGGATGGGCTTCAACGGCGTCTTCTACGGCATCCTCACCTGGGGCCCGCTCTACCTCTCGGAGACCAAGGGCTTCGACATCAAGACCATCGGCTGGTCCACCCTCGCCATCTTCGGCGCGGGCTTCGTGGGCGAGCTGACCGGCGGCTGGATCTCCGACCGCTGGCAGGCCACCGGCGCCGGAGCCAACCGCGTGATGCGCACGCTGATGGGCATCGCAGGCGCCGCGGTCGTCGCCGGGCTCCTCGGCGTCGTCCTCGTACCCGACGCCCTCACCGCGGTCGCGCTGCTCTCCGGCGTGCTCTTCTTCCTGCGCTGGGCCGGCCTCTACTGGTCCCTGCCCTCGATCCTCGGCGGCCGGGCCAACGCGGGCGTCGTCGGCGCCGCCATGAACCTCTCCGGCAACATCGCCGGAATCGTCACGCCCATCGCCGTCGGATTCATCGTCGGCGGCACCGGCTCCTACACCTGGGCCCTGCTCTACTTCGTCGGCGCCGGCGTCCTGTTCACCGTCTCGTCCCTCGTCATCGACTACTCAAGGAGGCTCGCCACCCGATGA
- a CDS encoding maleate cis-trans isomerase family protein, whose translation MTSHTPPRLGMLTPSSNTALEPETYALLHGTDAATAHFARVPVTRIALDGDSDAQFDPGPMLAAARQLADAKVDVIAWNGTSGSWLGIERDRALAAAITAETGIRATTSTLALLDACAAYGVTRLGLALPYTRDVCERIVDTYAKEGITCSFAEPFGEDDNEAFARIPATDIARQIEQAAEEDTHAVAVLCTNVRGAGEAERLEGALRIPVLDSVTVTLWKALDLAGAAPRLTGHGDLLRSGSLRALIQDTLNGLLAATGADRTTFRVDLPELGLHVDLTAGEALRPGVRPIRRDASLDQRNLNTVVWLEQHRKPLIQPHFHEHPHPPQALIDVYGVQAQMLAPVETGGAMTGWISVHSLAERDWTPTDTAALDDAVTRIRTAL comes from the coding sequence ATGACCAGTCACACGCCACCCCGCCTCGGGATGCTGACCCCGTCGTCCAACACCGCCCTGGAGCCGGAGACCTACGCCCTCCTGCACGGCACCGACGCCGCGACCGCCCACTTCGCGCGCGTCCCGGTCACCCGGATAGCCCTGGACGGGGACAGTGACGCCCAGTTCGACCCCGGCCCGATGCTGGCCGCGGCCCGACAGCTCGCCGACGCCAAGGTCGATGTCATCGCGTGGAACGGCACGTCGGGCTCCTGGCTCGGTATCGAGCGCGACCGCGCACTCGCCGCCGCGATCACCGCCGAGACCGGCATCCGCGCCACCACCTCCACGCTCGCCCTCCTCGACGCCTGCGCCGCGTACGGAGTCACCCGGCTCGGACTCGCGCTGCCCTACACCCGGGACGTGTGCGAACGGATCGTCGACACATACGCGAAGGAGGGGATCACCTGTTCCTTCGCGGAGCCCTTCGGCGAGGACGACAACGAGGCCTTCGCCCGTATCCCCGCCACCGACATCGCCCGGCAGATCGAGCAGGCCGCCGAGGAGGACACGCACGCCGTGGCCGTCCTCTGCACGAACGTGCGCGGCGCCGGAGAGGCCGAACGACTCGAAGGGGCCCTGCGCATACCGGTGTTGGACTCGGTCACCGTCACCCTCTGGAAGGCCCTCGACCTCGCGGGCGCCGCCCCCCGCCTCACCGGCCACGGCGACCTGCTGCGCTCGGGCAGCCTGCGGGCCCTGATCCAGGACACCTTGAACGGCCTCCTCGCCGCGACCGGCGCCGACCGCACCACGTTCCGCGTCGACCTGCCCGAGCTCGGCCTCCACGTCGACCTCACCGCCGGAGAGGCGCTGCGCCCCGGCGTCCGCCCGATCCGCCGCGACGCGTCGCTCGACCAGCGCAACCTGAACACCGTCGTGTGGCTCGAACAGCACCGGAAGCCGCTGATCCAGCCCCACTTCCACGAGCACCCACACCCGCCGCAGGCCCTCATCGACGTCTACGGGGTGCAGGCCCAGATGCTCGCCCCCGTAGAGACCGGCGGAGCCATGACCGGCTGGATCTCCGTCCACAGTCTGGCCGAACGCGACTGGACGCCCACCGACACCGCCGCCCTCGACGACGCCGTCACCCGTATCCGCACCGCCCTGTGA